A window from Primulina eburnea isolate SZY01 chromosome 2, ASM2296580v1, whole genome shotgun sequence encodes these proteins:
- the LOC140822828 gene encoding benzaldehyde dehydrogenase, mitochondrial-like, translated as MAARRILPFFSRSIHTFLGRKYGLGWSMPRFSTAAVLDEPIAPPVQINYTKLLINGKFVDSASGKTFPTLDPRTGEVIAHVAEGDVEDINRAVSAARKAFDEGPWPKMSAYERSRIILRFADLVEKNMEEIAQLETWDSGKPYEQALKVELPMFVRLFHYYAGWADKIHGLTVPADGPYHVQTLHEPIGVTGQIIPWNFPLLMFAWKVGPALACGNTIVLKTAEQTPLTALYVAKLFQEAGLPDGVLNIVSGYGPTAGAALASHMDVDKLAFTGSTETGKVVLELSAKSNLKSVTLELGGKSPFIIFEDADINKAVELAHFALFFNQGQCCCAGSRTFVHERVYDEFIEKAKARAIKRSVGDPFKKGIEQGPQIDSEQFSKVLKYIKSGIDCNATLECGGERVGSKGYFVQPTVFSNVQDDMLIAKDEIFGPVQTISKFKSMEEVLKRANATQYGLAAGVFTQNLETANTLSRGLRAGTIWINCYDVFDAAIPFGGYKMSGIGREKGIYSLHNYLQVKAVVSPLKNPAWL; from the exons ATGGCAGCTCGCAGAATATTACCCTTTTTCTCTCGTTCTATCCATACTTTTCTCG GTAGAAAATATGGCTTGGGGTGGAGTATGCCCAGGTTTAGTACAGCTGCGGTTCTAGACGAACCAATAGCTCCACCTGTTCAAATAAACTACACCAAGCTTCTGATCAATGGAAAGTTTGTTGATTCAGCATCAG GAAAAACATTTCCGACACTCGACCCCCGTACTGGAGAAGTCATAGCACATGTTGCCGAAGGAGACGTAGAAGATATTAACCGAGCAGTATCTGCTGCTCGTAAGGCATTTGACGAAGGGCCGTGGCCAAAAATGAGTGCCTAT GAAAGGTCACGTATAATCTTGAGATTTGCTGATTTAGTTGAAAAAAACATGGAAGAAATTGCTCAGCTCGAGACCTGGGACAGTGGCAAGCCATATGAGCAAGCTCTTAAAGTGGAACTTCCAATGTTTGTGAGGCTATTTCATTATTATGCGG GCTGGGCGGATAAGATTCATGGATTAACAGTTCCGGCAGATGGACCGTACCATGTGCAAACTTTGCATGAACCAATTGGTGTTACGGGTCAAATTATACCTTGGAACTTTCCTCTTCTTATGTTTGCTTGGAAAGTTGGTCCAGCTTTGGCGTGTGGAAATACTATCGTTTTGAAGACTGCAGAGCAAACCCCGCTGACTGCTCTGTACGTTGCCAAATTATTCCAAGAG GCTGGTCTTCCTGATGGTGTTCTAAATATAGTCTCTGGGTATGGTCCGACAGCAGGTGCTGCTCTTGCAAGTCACATGGATGTTGATAAG CTTGCTTTCACGGGATCAACTGAAACAGGTAAGGTCGTACTCGAGTTGTCTGCGAAAAGCAATCTTAAATCAGTAACTCTTGAACTTGGAGGCAAATCACCATTCATCATATTTGAGGATGCTGATATCAATAAGGCAGTAGAGCTAGCACATTTTGCTCTGTTTTTTAATCAG GGTCAATGTTGCTGTGCCGGTTCTCGTACATTTGTCCATGAACGAGTGTACGATGAATTCATCGAGAAGGCAAAGGCTCGTGCAATTAAACGTTCGGTCGGTGATCCCTTCAAGAAAGGAATAGAACAAGGTCCACAG ATTGACTCGGAACAGTTCTCAAAGGTTCTTAAGTACATAAAATCCGGAATTGATTGCAACGCAACATTAGAATGTGGAGGCGAAAGAGTTGGGTCGAAAGGTTACTTCGTTCAACCCACTGTATTTTCAAATGTTCAG GACGATATGCTGATAGCCAAAGACGAGATTTTTGGCCCAGTTCAGACCATCTCCAAATTCAA GAGCATGGAAGAAGTGTTGAAGAGAGCCAACGCGACACAGTATGGCCTAGCAGCAGGCGTTTTCACGCAAAATCTCGAAACAGCCAACACATTGTCGAGAGGATTAAGGGCTGGTACTATCTGGATTAACTGCTACGACGTATTCGACGCTGCGATTCCATTTGGTGGGTACAAGATGAGCGGCATAGGCAGGGAGAAGGGAATCTACAGCCTTCACAACTATTTACAGGTGAAAGCTGTTGTTTCTCCCCTGAAGAACCCAGCGTGGCTGTAA